Below is a genomic region from Paraburkholderia phenazinium.
TCGGCGGCCTGTCGGTCGGCGAGCCGAAGGAAGACATGATGCGCGTACTCAACCACATCGGCCCCAGGCTGCCGGCCGACAAGCCGCACTACCTGATGGGCGTGGGCACGCCGGAAGACCTGGTGGCCGGCGTGGCGGCCGGCGTCGACATGTTCGACTGCGTCATGCCCACCCGCAACGCCCGCAACGGCTGGCTCTTCACGCGCTTTGGCGACCTCAAGATCCGCAATGCGACCCACAAGAACTCGCTGCGCCCGCTCGACGAAACCTGCGGCTGCTACACCTGCCGGCATTTCACCCGCGGCTACCTGCATCATCTGCATCGGGTCGGCGAAATTCTTGGCGCGCAGCTCAACACGATTCACAATCTGCATTACTACCTCGAACTGATGGGCGAAATCCGCGTATCCATCGAGGCGCACGAGTTCGAAGCGTTCCGCAAACGCTTCCACGAGAACCGGGCCAGAGGGGTCGAGCAGGCCGCCTAAAGGGTTTCTACGACAGTTTCATTTCGCGACGGCCCAAATAAGCTTTAACAGCTTGATCGGAAAGCCCATTTGCCGCGCCGTCGTACCAAATGCCGGTGGTAGAATAATCGGCTGATTTTTTTGATCGTTATAACGGAGAGACCAACGTGTCGTTCATTTCAAACGCCTTCGCTCAAGGCTCAGGCGGTGCAGAATCGAGCCTGATGAGCTTCCTGCCGCTGATCCTGATGTTTGGCGTGCTGTACTTCATCATGATTCGCCCGCAAATGAAGCGCCAGAAGGAACATCGCAACATGCTCTCCGCCATGGCGAAGGGCGACGAGGTGGTGACGAACGGTGGCATCGTCGGCAAGGTGACCAAGGTTAGCGACGCGTATGTGGGCGTCGAAATCGCCGAAGGCACGGAAATCACCGTGCAAAAAGCATCGGTCACGACGATTCTCCCGAAGGGCACGATCAAGTCGCTGTAAGGCCTGCTCTCTCGCGTCCGGCGCGGCCTCGCGGAACTGGAGCCAGAATGCCTGTCATGTCATCCATGCAACCAGGCAGGCTGTGTTCCCCGCGCTCATCGCCGGACGCATCGCTTCCAAGCCAACCTTCCCGTTGGACCACTCCATGAATCGTTACCCCCTCTGGAAATATGTCGTGATGGTCGTGGCGCTTGCCATCGGCCTCATCTACACGCTGCCCAATTTCTTCGGCGAAGCGCCGGCGGTGCAGGTGTTGAGCGGCAAGGCAACGGTCAAGCTCGATTCGACGACGCTGTCGCAAATCGAAGCCGCACTGGCTGCCAATCAGATCACTGCTTCCGACGTGACGTTCGACAACGCGTCGACCAACGCGAACATTCGCGTGCGTTTGTCGGACACCGACACGCAGTTGCGCGTGAAGGACTTGCTGTCGAAGACGCTGAACAGCGACCCGACCGATCCTGACTTCGTCGTCGCCCTGAACCTGCAAAGCGCGTCGCCGCGCTGGCTGACCGCCCTGCACGCGCTGCCGATGTACCTCGGCCTCGACCTGCGAGGCGGCGTGCACTTCCTGCTGCAGGTGGACATGGCAGGCGCGCTGAACAAGAAGCTCGATTCCGACGCCTCGGACGCGCGCACCTTGCTGCGCGACAACAACATCCGCGACGGCGGCGTGAACCGCGTCAACCAGACGGTGGTGATCAACTTCGCCGACAA
It encodes:
- the yajC gene encoding preprotein translocase subunit YajC, coding for MSFISNAFAQGSGGAESSLMSFLPLILMFGVLYFIMIRPQMKRQKEHRNMLSAMAKGDEVVTNGGIVGKVTKVSDAYVGVEIAEGTEITVQKASVTTILPKGTIKSL